In Legionella beliardensis, the following are encoded in one genomic region:
- a CDS encoding ATP-binding cassette domain-containing protein, which translates to MSYNKIPLLYIKRLNKDYFLYKNNQESLSDFIDIHFAACRLVARALNMKLSKPTVTTQQFSSISYLQAVAEHNVLRMRRIRLKNKWWQNDAGPFIGFFDHRCCALLPKKDSYELVDCKTGERKLVNEKIAQHIHQHAYIFYPALPEKNVSITAIIKFTFALLKREIRKVIFFQIIASLLLTMIPIVTGIIFEQVIPYSNYSLLVQYATLLVIIGIVISLMSFIQKIILLRIRLKAQHRIQAAIWDKLLKLPASFFKKFTAGDLSFRVGVISLIQEQLGEHVISTIIGGILSITYLGLMFFIDFYLALVTSLLVLIMIVYSIWINTKVFKEKRKITTKQTQISSTLLGLLTSISKIRVAHKEKNAFQLWEKVYAAKTASQFRANQFINRLNIFTKGFMGVSTLIIYALVIWRGNTLSFSDFIIFNAAFIQFFYAILDLVMIVSESLEIIPLFKKAKPIFDSLPEQEKGKSKLHALDGHIVMRDIVFRYPGVDKPLFTDLTIEVQPGAFVAFVGPSGSGKSTIFRLLLGLDFPESGIIKYSGIDLKNINLRSLRSQIGVVMQSTQLIPGTIYENICGNNTSLTREQALEIARHVGLGDFLQNLPMGIDTLINDGIQMLSGGEIQRINMARAISTQPKILLLDEATSALDNKVQAQIQGYLNKLKVTRLVIAHRFSTIVDADIIYVIQDGRCVEVGNYQQLMAAKGLFYQLSTKQ; encoded by the coding sequence ATGAGTTATAATAAAATTCCACTGCTTTATATAAAGCGTTTAAATAAAGATTATTTTTTATATAAAAATAATCAAGAGTCTTTATCAGATTTTATTGATATTCATTTTGCAGCTTGCCGATTAGTAGCGCGTGCTTTAAATATGAAATTGTCTAAACCTACGGTTACTACTCAACAATTTAGTTCAATTAGTTATCTTCAGGCCGTAGCTGAGCACAATGTATTACGCATGCGTCGAATTCGTTTAAAAAATAAGTGGTGGCAAAATGACGCAGGCCCCTTCATTGGTTTTTTTGATCATCGATGTTGTGCACTTTTACCTAAAAAAGATAGCTATGAATTAGTAGATTGTAAAACCGGGGAACGTAAATTAGTAAATGAAAAGATAGCTCAGCATATCCATCAACATGCTTATATTTTTTATCCAGCATTGCCCGAAAAAAATGTTTCCATTACAGCTATAATTAAATTCACTTTTGCTCTACTAAAAAGAGAAATAAGAAAGGTCATTTTTTTCCAAATTATAGCTTCATTATTGTTAACCATGATTCCTATTGTGACAGGCATTATTTTTGAGCAAGTTATTCCTTATTCTAATTATTCTTTATTAGTCCAATATGCAACCTTACTCGTTATTATTGGTATTGTCATAAGCTTAATGAGCTTTATACAAAAGATTATTTTACTGCGTATTAGACTTAAAGCGCAACATCGAATCCAAGCAGCTATTTGGGATAAATTATTAAAATTACCGGCTTCTTTTTTTAAGAAATTTACTGCAGGGGATTTAAGTTTTAGAGTAGGCGTTATTAGCTTAATTCAAGAGCAATTGGGCGAGCATGTTATTTCTACCATCATCGGAGGTATTTTATCAATTACTTATTTAGGTTTGATGTTTTTTATCGATTTCTATCTAGCTCTAGTTACATCCCTGTTGGTATTAATTATGATTGTTTATTCTATTTGGATAAATACTAAAGTTTTTAAAGAAAAAAGAAAAATAACAACAAAACAAACCCAGATTAGTAGTACGTTACTAGGTTTATTAACATCAATTAGCAAGATTCGTGTCGCTCATAAAGAGAAAAATGCCTTTCAATTGTGGGAAAAAGTCTATGCGGCAAAAACAGCTTCACAATTTAGAGCGAATCAATTTATTAATCGACTTAATATCTTTACCAAAGGTTTCATGGGCGTTAGCACATTAATCATTTATGCCTTAGTTATTTGGCGGGGTAATACGTTAAGCTTTAGTGATTTTATTATTTTTAACGCAGCATTTATTCAATTTTTTTATGCTATTTTAGATTTAGTGATGATAGTTAGCGAAAGCCTAGAAATTATCCCATTATTTAAAAAAGCAAAACCGATATTTGATAGTTTGCCTGAACAAGAGAAAGGAAAAAGTAAATTACATGCGCTCGATGGTCATATTGTCATGCGCGATATTGTTTTTCGTTACCCAGGCGTGGATAAACCTTTATTTACTGATCTAACTATTGAAGTTCAACCCGGGGCATTTGTAGCATTTGTTGGGCCATCTGGCTCAGGTAAATCGACAATTTTCCGTCTATTATTAGGCTTAGATTTTCCTGAATCAGGTATTATTAAATACAGCGGCATTGATTTAAAAAATATTAATTTACGTAGCTTAAGATCGCAAATTGGTGTGGTAATGCAGTCAACCCAGTTAATTCCTGGGACTATTTATGAAAATATCTGCGGTAACAATACTTCCTTAACTCGTGAGCAAGCACTCGAAATTGCTCGCCACGTAGGGCTAGGTGATTTTTTACAAAACCTTCCTATGGGCATTGATACATTGATTAATGATGGTATCCAAATGTTATCGGGTGGTGAAATACAGCGTATTAATATGGCACGCGCTATAAGCACTCAGCCTAAAATTTTATTATTAGATGAAGCGACTAGTGCTTTAGATAACAAAGTACAAGCCCAGATTCAAGGATATTTAAATAAACTTAAAGTCACGCGTTTAGTGATAGCCCATCGTTTTAGCACCATTGTTGATGCTGATATTATTTATGTTATCCAGGATGGCCGCTGTGTTGAGGTAGGCAATTATCAACAGTTGATGGCAGCTAAAGGGCTTTTTTATCAATTATCTACTAAACAATAG
- a CDS encoding MFS transporter — protein MVNMLFRAQTKRFSAYPLFVITLASGFLFYKYVLQVFPSIMTDDLMQQFNLTGTGLGGLAASFYYAYMVMQLFVGILLDKYSTRYFIAAAIFSCALGVLLFSQAHTFLMASLSRGLMGAGVAFATVAYMKLAAIWFAPRQYAFISGLLATAAMAGAVFGQAPLAWLIDEFGWRHCLLLVGLVGLALACLFFVTVRDKVSYEQTTTNLSFSAIKLALKNKQNWLLTIYSGLAFSPVAVFGGLWGNPFLEQAYHLSKTQAASIISCVFIGLGLGSPILGILSDRLNNRRDVMLFSTILSCVAITTVLYHSSLSLSALAALLFVFGFGLGAFMLVFAIGKEINPLALTATIAAMINTSDAVLDALTEPFIGKLLDLNWDGKVINGMHVFSLSSYRMALSILPIYLILGTLLLIWVKEKPKS, from the coding sequence ATGGTAAACATGCTATTTAGAGCGCAAACTAAACGCTTTTCTGCCTATCCCTTATTTGTTATTACGTTGGCTTCTGGGTTTCTTTTCTATAAATACGTATTACAAGTTTTTCCTAGCATTATGACGGATGACTTAATGCAGCAATTTAATTTAACCGGCACAGGCTTAGGTGGCTTAGCAGCTAGCTTTTATTATGCTTATATGGTTATGCAATTATTTGTGGGTATTTTATTAGATAAGTACAGCACGCGCTATTTTATAGCGGCGGCTATCTTTAGCTGTGCTTTAGGTGTTTTGTTGTTTTCGCAAGCTCATACTTTTTTAATGGCTAGTTTATCGCGTGGTTTGATGGGCGCGGGGGTTGCATTTGCTACCGTTGCTTACATGAAATTAGCTGCTATTTGGTTTGCACCACGTCAATATGCTTTTATCAGCGGATTACTGGCAACAGCTGCCATGGCGGGTGCCGTTTTTGGTCAAGCACCATTGGCATGGTTAATTGATGAATTTGGTTGGCGGCACTGTTTACTACTCGTGGGCCTAGTTGGGCTTGCTTTGGCATGTTTATTTTTTGTTACGGTGCGCGATAAAGTGTCTTATGAACAAACTACCACGAATCTGTCATTTTCAGCTATTAAATTAGCCTTAAAAAATAAACAAAATTGGTTACTTACGATTTATAGTGGTTTAGCTTTTTCACCCGTTGCGGTGTTTGGTGGCCTTTGGGGTAACCCTTTTTTAGAACAAGCTTATCATTTAAGTAAAACCCAAGCAGCGTCTATTATTTCTTGTGTGTTTATCGGGCTAGGTTTAGGTAGCCCAATTTTAGGTATATTATCAGATAGGTTAAACAACCGACGTGATGTGATGTTGTTTAGTACCATTTTGTCTTGTGTTGCCATAACTACCGTTTTATATCACTCTTCTTTGTCACTTAGTGCCTTAGCTGCTTTATTGTTTGTATTTGGTTTTGGCTTAGGCGCTTTTATGCTGGTTTTTGCTATAGGAAAAGAAATTAATCCATTAGCTTTAACAGCGACTATTGCGGCTATGATTAATACGAGTGATGCTGTCTTAGATGCTTTAACAGAGCCATTTATAGGCAAATTATTAGATTTAAATTGGGATGGCAAAGTAATTAATGGTATGCATGTATTTTCATTAAGTAGTTATCGAATGGCATTATCTATTCTACCTATTTATTTAATCTTAGGTACGTTATTATTAATTTGGGTAAAGGAAAAGCCAAAAAGTTAG
- a CDS encoding ankyrin repeat domain-containing protein: MLNELMIGEQIELDKLLQGIKEAAGDHAIFIQTEQRGLKEELILNEATGALNGLNSIAAVLEEQNQIPVALIETFLTKRWELIRGSFLSYTSMPNSYINRCCLMLADALHRIKPAKKKMQYLMPTITHTFDKLDLFPDKESIDDYELGELILSETGDALIPVNILSFMAAGETTLPQLYKPYVKSRQDNVSLLSQDEQKRLLVHNPLGQRMHKLIEEIIVAKTKNISIGGKLFQLIGALRRGGQKGGHGGTEKNAGPDANIGINEFMSYWRSLDEEERAKASPMRSNRMHYTQKTIGEVINVLSGTDKTFIDCVEVNANVLECILKDNSELYDMHTNSRSYILALEDEFKQYKIKLANGVIGSDTLQLLTTQLFEHIDLFQGMNVIQLVEFCRKKKYEHLDTLNILENYLNSIHCSADSLKAVHDGQTVLTWAVLKTMAIEDLSLVKLILTSRYCDFNVLATQNGTKDTPLILAAKIRNNELITAITSSPHCNFSVLSQLDKDGNSALMLAAMGNYQEGVEAIIANEHFNRDLLMQKNNLGHKPLFLAVSSCRRFIVGAITRSAHCDAKVLCQSDKDGNNALMMAVRKEYDEIAKVIMTAANFNQQVLTHQNRKGDSALIVAVRRDNLNIVQAILTNPHCNSEVLMQCNQAGYSALILAAKKGHSDIVKVILNSPHCNQNMLMQQTQYGYTALIEAVHGQKALLVEVFLNKAFCSPALLMQQDKNGNNALIEAVQQGDLTSIKMILASQFCDLNVLKQKNKEGKTALDYIENEAIETLFEEKVSKLQVGTSNLDKQSQFLIASRNNFFSSVPQNESKITSQGLNFN; encoded by the coding sequence ATGTTAAATGAATTAATGATTGGAGAGCAAATCGAGCTTGATAAATTACTTCAAGGTATTAAAGAAGCAGCCGGTGATCACGCGATATTTATACAAACAGAACAAAGGGGTTTGAAAGAAGAGTTAATATTAAATGAAGCCACGGGGGCTTTAAACGGATTAAATAGTATAGCTGCTGTCTTAGAAGAACAAAACCAGATACCAGTTGCACTTATAGAAACATTTTTAACAAAGCGTTGGGAATTAATTAGAGGCAGTTTCCTAAGCTACACAAGTATGCCTAATAGTTACATCAATCGCTGTTGTTTAATGCTTGCTGATGCGCTGCATAGGATAAAGCCAGCAAAGAAAAAAATGCAGTATCTCATGCCAACGATAACTCATACTTTTGATAAATTAGATTTATTTCCAGATAAAGAAAGCATTGATGATTATGAGTTAGGAGAGCTTATTTTATCAGAGACGGGCGATGCGCTTATTCCTGTGAATATTTTAAGTTTTATGGCTGCCGGTGAAACAACATTGCCTCAGTTATACAAACCTTATGTAAAATCGCGCCAAGATAACGTTTCTCTTTTGTCTCAAGATGAACAAAAAAGGTTGCTTGTGCATAATCCTTTGGGGCAAAGAATGCATAAGTTGATTGAGGAAATCATCGTAGCTAAAACAAAAAATATATCAATCGGTGGTAAATTATTTCAATTAATTGGTGCATTAAGACGTGGAGGTCAAAAAGGTGGGCACGGCGGGACAGAAAAGAATGCAGGCCCCGATGCAAATATTGGTATCAATGAATTCATGAGTTACTGGCGTAGCCTTGATGAAGAGGAGCGTGCTAAAGCGAGTCCTATGCGTTCTAATCGAATGCATTATACACAAAAAACAATTGGTGAAGTCATAAATGTACTATCCGGTACGGATAAAACATTCATAGATTGCGTTGAAGTAAATGCTAACGTTTTAGAATGTATCCTCAAGGATAACAGCGAATTATATGATATGCATACTAATTCTAGGAGCTATATTCTGGCCTTAGAAGACGAATTTAAACAATACAAAATTAAATTAGCAAATGGTGTAATTGGTAGCGATACTTTACAACTATTAACGACTCAGCTATTTGAGCACATTGATTTATTTCAGGGAATGAATGTCATTCAATTAGTTGAATTTTGTAGAAAGAAAAAATACGAACATTTAGACACTCTAAATATTCTTGAAAACTATTTGAACTCAATACACTGTTCTGCAGACTCTTTAAAAGCAGTACATGATGGTCAGACTGTTTTAACTTGGGCTGTTTTAAAGACAATGGCTATTGAAGATTTAAGTCTAGTGAAATTAATTCTTACTAGTCGCTATTGCGATTTTAATGTATTGGCAACCCAGAATGGCACAAAAGATACCCCGTTGATTTTAGCAGCCAAGATAAGAAATAATGAGTTAATCACTGCTATTACTAGCAGTCCTCATTGTAACTTCTCAGTATTAAGCCAGCTTGATAAAGATGGCAATAGTGCACTAATGCTTGCAGCAATGGGGAACTACCAGGAGGGAGTAGAAGCTATTATAGCTAATGAGCATTTTAATCGTGATCTGTTAATGCAGAAAAATAATTTAGGGCATAAGCCACTATTTTTAGCAGTATCAAGTTGCCGTAGGTTTATAGTTGGTGCAATTACTAGAAGCGCTCATTGTGATGCTAAGGTGTTATGCCAATCTGATAAAGATGGCAATAATGCATTAATGATGGCAGTAAGAAAAGAATATGATGAGATAGCTAAAGTTATCATGACAGCTGCCAACTTTAATCAGCAGGTATTAACCCATCAAAATAGAAAAGGTGACAGTGCATTAATTGTTGCAGTTAGGCGTGATAACCTAAACATAGTCCAAGCTATCCTTACTAACCCACATTGTAATTCGGAAGTATTAATGCAGTGTAATCAAGCAGGCTATAGTGCATTGATTCTAGCAGCTAAAAAAGGTCATTCTGACATAGTAAAAGTTATTCTTAACAGCCCACATTGCAATCAAAATATGTTAATGCAGCAAACGCAATATGGGTATACGGCCTTAATTGAGGCTGTTCATGGGCAAAAAGCTCTTCTTGTAGAAGTATTTCTTAATAAAGCCTTTTGTAGTCCAGCGCTTTTAATGCAACAAGATAAAAATGGGAATAATGCGTTAATCGAAGCTGTTCAGCAAGGCGATTTAACAAGTATAAAAATGATTCTTGCTAGTCAATTTTGTGATTTAAATGTCTTGAAACAGAAAAATAAGGAAGGAAAAACTGCCTTAGATTATATAGAAAACGAAGCCATTGAAACATTATTTGAAGAAAAAGTGAGCAAGCTTCAGGTAGGCACCAGTAATCTTGATAAGCAGAGTCAATTTCTTATTGCAAGTAGAAATAATTTCTTTTCATCTGTACCACAAAATGAAAGCAAGATAACCTCCCAAGGATTGAATTTTAATTAA
- a CDS encoding NHLP bacteriocin system secretion protein has product MSKKKGIVFRKKALEQVNRPALTEDVFQAITPRYWLLIIILFLIITAFVIWLIRGTLFIKVEGKGVLMTVNKDVITVQAPEEEGTITDIYIKPGDHVNKNTLLAKYNNKVAIELEISQRFLKKLKLEQQSLKKRSTEVVANLEKNQNEQIVKINASLDAAREKLKQLQIMLSLKEKALKKGILDLPNVTETRVEYYRLLQEIHSHEADLVSMKANLVELRDKWLERERELTLSVLKAEEHVDLLTQKLRQSQFITSPVSGVVAEVRVKQGDYTKAGAALLSIIPADQNLYALVFVPAKKGKLLKPGMAAQITPTTINKMEYGTIKGKIQSISLLPVTQESMQAVLKNQQLVSSFIGKDPLLSVKIIMNRDAKTPSGYQWTSRLGPNTQLTQGTLVDVMINIETKRPIELLVNFYNL; this is encoded by the coding sequence ATGAGCAAGAAAAAAGGGATAGTATTTCGTAAAAAGGCATTAGAACAGGTTAATCGTCCAGCATTAACCGAGGATGTTTTTCAAGCCATTACACCTAGGTATTGGCTGTTAATTATTATTCTATTTTTAATTATTACCGCGTTTGTAATTTGGTTAATAAGAGGAACCTTGTTTATTAAAGTTGAAGGGAAAGGTGTTTTAATGACCGTTAACAAAGATGTTATTACCGTTCAGGCACCAGAAGAAGAAGGAACTATTACTGATATTTATATTAAACCTGGCGATCATGTTAATAAAAATACGCTACTAGCGAAATATAATAATAAAGTGGCAATTGAGTTAGAAATAAGCCAACGTTTTTTAAAAAAATTAAAATTAGAGCAACAAAGTCTAAAGAAGCGCTCCACGGAAGTAGTCGCTAACTTAGAGAAAAATCAAAATGAACAAATTGTTAAAATTAATGCAAGCTTAGATGCAGCCCGTGAAAAGCTTAAGCAGTTACAAATTATGTTGAGCTTAAAAGAAAAAGCATTAAAAAAAGGCATTTTAGATTTACCAAATGTTACTGAAACCCGGGTTGAATACTATCGTTTATTACAAGAAATTCATTCTCATGAAGCTGATTTAGTGTCGATGAAAGCAAATTTAGTTGAACTAAGAGACAAATGGCTTGAGCGTGAACGAGAATTAACGCTAAGTGTGCTTAAAGCGGAAGAGCATGTTGATTTATTGACACAAAAATTACGGCAATCGCAATTTATTACGAGCCCCGTTAGCGGCGTTGTTGCCGAAGTCCGGGTAAAGCAAGGAGATTATACCAAAGCTGGCGCAGCCTTATTAAGTATCATTCCAGCTGATCAAAATTTATATGCTTTAGTGTTCGTGCCTGCTAAAAAAGGGAAATTATTAAAGCCTGGTATGGCTGCGCAAATTACGCCAACCACGATTAATAAAATGGAATATGGCACTATCAAAGGAAAAATCCAAAGTATTTCACTCCTACCTGTTACGCAAGAAAGTATGCAGGCTGTACTAAAAAACCAACAACTAGTCTCATCTTTTATAGGTAAAGATCCACTCTTATCCGTCAAAATAATTATGAATAGAGACGCAAAGACGCCTAGCGGTTATCAATGGACAAGTCGCTTAGGCCCGAATACGCAATTAACCCAAGGTACTTTAGTTGATGTAATGATTAATATTGAAACCAAGAGGCCTATCGAGCTGCTAGTTAACTTCTACAATTTATAA
- a CDS encoding CoA-binding protein encodes MDNNIDRFFKSQAYGVVGASSNRYKYGNKVLRCYMQHQMKVYPVNLYEETIENLSAVQSVEELPSDVESISIITPPSATEKVVEQAIQKGIKNIWMQPGAESDQAILRCKEAGINIIAGGPCILVILGFTDN; translated from the coding sequence ATGGATAATAATATTGATCGGTTTTTTAAATCTCAAGCTTATGGTGTTGTAGGAGCATCAAGTAATCGCTATAAATACGGCAATAAAGTTTTACGCTGTTATATGCAGCATCAGATGAAAGTTTATCCCGTTAATCTTTACGAGGAAACGATCGAAAATTTATCGGCTGTTCAATCTGTAGAGGAGCTACCATCTGATGTAGAAAGTATTTCAATCATTACGCCGCCGTCAGCTACTGAAAAAGTAGTAGAACAAGCAATTCAGAAAGGTATTAAAAATATTTGGATGCAGCCAGGTGCTGAGAGTGATCAGGCTATTTTACGCTGTAAAGAAGCGGGCATTAATATTATAGCTGGCGGCCCTTGTATTCTCGTCATTCTAGGCTTTACAGATAATTAG
- a CDS encoding cyclic nucleotide-binding domain-containing protein — translation MNNLSTKVEPLKTLQSSPLFSKLSKGILWRIASLVQERSFETGDYLMKQGEKGDSCFIISRGRVEIFYEIDNKKITISEVGAGEILGELAIIDGLPRSASVIAIEPTETLTISEWDFKAQLQAYPEIALQLLPLIAQRLRHTQNQLIKLNQQ, via the coding sequence GTGAATAATCTAAGCACAAAAGTAGAACCCCTAAAAACGTTACAATCCTCTCCTTTATTTTCTAAATTAAGCAAAGGGATTTTATGGCGAATTGCAAGTCTTGTTCAGGAGCGTTCCTTTGAGACGGGAGATTATTTAATGAAACAAGGTGAAAAAGGAGATTCATGTTTCATTATTAGTAGAGGGCGTGTTGAAATTTTTTATGAAATAGACAATAAAAAAATAACGATTAGCGAAGTTGGCGCAGGTGAAATACTAGGGGAATTAGCTATCATTGATGGCTTACCACGATCGGCCAGCGTGATTGCTATTGAGCCTACTGAAACATTAACTATTTCAGAATGGGACTTTAAAGCGCAATTACAAGCTTATCCTGAAATTGCCTTACAATTACTGCCTTTAATTGCACAGCGCTTAAGGCATACCCAAAATCAACTAATTAAATTAAACCAACAATGA
- a CDS encoding cysteine peptidase family C39 domain-containing protein, with product MEIKLPIQKRVKTPTVLQMEATECGAASLAILLGYYEKYVTAEELRIACGVSRDGTKAINIVKAARNYGLEAYGANLEIEELQEKKVPFIVYWSFNHFLVVEGFSKRKVYLNDPATGPRAVSWDEFAREYTGVVLVLTPGPSFKKGGKPEFPIRQLFTERLKQNFSTLFFIVLVTAILIIPTIAIPIFTKAFIDYLLIDNQKSLIGFVLFGLAFTTLMTILLTWLQLKFLNYLTIKLDVVGSVSFFWHLLHIPINFFQQRSNGEVVERSVINEKIATIIAKDLPNFIVNFLKIIAFGLVIFILSWQIWVLLMILVLCNIITLILGRRKLTDLGRKYAGDHGKLEGIEANGIQIIETLKTSALEQYFFNRWASFYTKFLTSEQQLLVWRTLILAIPDFFNLMLNLAIIFVGAYLVMQGQLTIGSIVAIQALALNFLTPLDDIIEFFSNLFQIKGDMVRLKDALDTKIDPLFKASQFTTQEFKERNTDIILKANQLTFSYSPLDPPVIDDLSLTINRGEQVAIVGPSGSGKSSLAKLICGLNQPTSGEIFLKEVSYSQLNRALLSEFIAYVDQNIFLFSGSVRDNLAYWDKKYSDAELLDVLAQVHLDNDILLRGGLGLKLLEGGANLSGGQRQRLELARALLLKAQLLVLDEATSAMDPLLEAEVYANLRASNYSLLIIAHRLSAIRDCDCIYVVNEGQIVQQGRHEQLINEPGLYKELVEKEKHEL from the coding sequence ATGGAAATTAAACTTCCGATTCAAAAGCGAGTAAAAACGCCTACTGTGTTGCAAATGGAGGCTACCGAGTGTGGCGCAGCATCGCTAGCTATACTGCTTGGCTATTATGAAAAATATGTGACTGCTGAAGAATTAAGAATTGCCTGTGGCGTATCTCGTGATGGCACGAAAGCAATTAATATAGTTAAGGCCGCACGCAATTATGGTTTAGAAGCGTACGGTGCTAATTTAGAAATAGAAGAATTACAAGAAAAAAAAGTACCATTTATTGTTTATTGGAGTTTTAATCATTTTTTAGTCGTTGAAGGCTTTTCAAAGAGAAAAGTTTATTTAAACGACCCTGCCACAGGCCCGCGTGCTGTAAGCTGGGATGAATTTGCTAGAGAGTATACCGGTGTTGTTTTAGTATTAACTCCTGGGCCTTCGTTTAAAAAAGGAGGTAAGCCTGAATTTCCAATTAGGCAATTATTTACAGAAAGGTTAAAGCAGAATTTTTCAACGTTATTTTTTATCGTTTTAGTAACCGCTATTTTAATTATTCCAACGATTGCTATACCAATTTTTACTAAAGCATTTATTGATTATTTGTTGATTGATAATCAGAAAAGTTTAATTGGTTTTGTTTTGTTTGGTCTTGCATTTACCACGCTTATGACCATCTTATTGACATGGCTGCAGTTAAAATTCCTTAATTATCTAACTATTAAATTAGATGTTGTTGGATCAGTTAGTTTTTTTTGGCATTTACTTCATATTCCGATTAACTTTTTCCAACAACGCTCAAATGGTGAGGTTGTTGAAAGAAGTGTCATTAATGAAAAAATAGCAACAATAATAGCTAAAGATTTGCCAAATTTTATTGTTAATTTTTTAAAAATTATTGCTTTTGGCTTAGTGATTTTTATCCTAAGTTGGCAGATTTGGGTTTTATTAATGATATTGGTCCTGTGTAATATCATTACGTTAATTCTTGGCCGACGGAAATTAACTGATCTTGGCCGAAAATACGCAGGTGATCACGGTAAATTGGAGGGAATAGAAGCTAATGGTATTCAGATTATCGAAACATTAAAAACATCGGCTTTAGAGCAATATTTTTTTAATCGCTGGGCTTCCTTTTATACTAAATTTCTAACTTCAGAACAGCAACTGCTAGTGTGGCGAACATTAATTTTAGCTATACCTGATTTCTTTAATTTAATGCTTAACTTAGCAATTATTTTTGTGGGGGCCTATTTAGTAATGCAAGGGCAGCTTACTATCGGTTCTATTGTTGCTATTCAAGCATTAGCCTTAAATTTTCTTACTCCTCTGGATGATATTATAGAGTTTTTTAGTAATTTATTTCAGATAAAAGGGGATATGGTTCGATTAAAAGATGCGCTAGATACCAAAATTGACCCACTTTTTAAAGCGAGCCAATTTACAACACAAGAATTTAAAGAAAGAAATACGGATATTATTTTAAAAGCTAATCAACTGACATTTAGTTATTCTCCATTAGATCCACCGGTTATTGATGATTTGTCATTAACTATAAACCGTGGTGAACAGGTCGCTATTGTTGGGCCTAGTGGGAGTGGCAAATCAAGTCTTGCTAAGTTAATTTGTGGCTTAAATCAACCAACCTCTGGTGAAATTTTCTTAAAAGAGGTTTCTTACAGCCAGCTTAATCGCGCCTTGTTAAGCGAATTTATTGCTTATGTTGATCAAAATATTTTCTTATTTTCAGGTAGCGTACGGGATAATCTTGCTTATTGGGATAAAAAATACTCCGATGCTGAACTGCTAGACGTTTTAGCGCAAGTTCACTTAGATAATGATATTCTTTTAAGAGGAGGGCTTGGCCTTAAGCTGCTAGAAGGCGGAGCAAACTTAAGTGGTGGGCAGCGTCAACGCTTAGAATTAGCTAGAGCATTATTACTAAAAGCGCAGCTCCTAGTTCTCGATGAGGCCACTTCAGCTATGGATCCTTTATTAGAGGCAGAGGTGTATGCAAATTTGCGCGCGTCAAACTATAGCTTACTTATTATTGCTCATCGTTTAAGTGCTATACGAGATTGTGATTGTATTTATGTCGTCAATGAGGGACAAATCGTGCAACAGGGTAGGCATGAGCAGCTGATAAATGAGCCAGGATTATATAAGGAGTTAGTGGAGAAGGAAAAACATGAGTTATAA
- a CDS encoding GNAT family N-acetyltransferase, with product MIKISLLKDKQIAIPELVQLWHDGLGKIWLPDTPLTLVEQRFQNHLNDNLLPLTLVAWHHDTPVGMCSLRENDGIRPDLMPWLGSLVVHTAYQNQGIGRELIEATKQKAKELGFKVLHLFAFDKTIPEFYETLGWHKIGTDEYKQHPVTVMKVELI from the coding sequence ATGATAAAAATTAGTTTACTTAAAGATAAACAAATAGCAATTCCTGAACTTGTTCAATTATGGCATGATGGTTTAGGTAAAATTTGGCTGCCTGATACACCACTTACACTCGTAGAACAACGCTTTCAAAACCATTTAAATGATAATCTCTTACCCTTGACATTGGTAGCTTGGCATCATGATACGCCTGTTGGCATGTGCTCTTTGCGAGAAAATGATGGTATTCGCCCTGATTTAATGCCATGGTTAGGTTCGTTGGTTGTTCACACTGCTTATCAAAATCAGGGCATCGGTCGAGAACTCATTGAAGCGACCAAACAAAAAGCGAAAGAATTAGGATTTAAGGTGCTTCATCTGTTTGCTTTTGATAAAACTATTCCAGAATTTTATGAGACTTTAGGTTGGCATAAAATCGGTACCGATGAATATAAACAACATCCGGTCACCGTGATGAAAGTAGAATTAATTTAA